The Diorhabda sublineata isolate icDioSubl1.1 chromosome 6, icDioSubl1.1, whole genome shotgun sequence genome includes a window with the following:
- the LOC130446132 gene encoding E3 ubiquitin-protein ligase RNF181, which produces MADYFGEMGWTPLEDGQAPDHFLHLARLFRDFNMFEELNNLNGQKLPPPASKNVVESIPNENITNSDSQCPICLKEHIKGETAKKLPCGHLYHNNCIMPWLSKTNSCPLCRYELPTDDEDYEAWRKEKKRAKERETDIENLHNSMFS; this is translated from the exons atggCAGATTATTTCGGAGAAATGGGGTGGACACCTTTGGAAGATGGACAAGCACCAgaccattttttacatttagcTCGTCTGTTTAGAGATTTTAACATGTTCGAGGAATTAAATAACTTGAACGGTCAAAAATTGCCTCCTCCAGCTTCTAAAAACGTGGTGGAATCGATCCCAAATGAAAACATAACAAACAGTG ATTCGCAGTGTCCTATATGTTTAAAAGAACATATCAAAGGTGAAACTGCAAAAAAATTGCCCTGTGGGCATTTGTATCACAACAATTGCATTATGCCATGGCTTTCAAAG ACAAATTCTTGTCCTCTATGTAGATATGAATTGCCTACTGATGATGAGGATTATGAAGCTTggagaaaagaaaagaaacgaGCTAAAGAAAGGGAAACAGatattgaaaatcttcataattcaatgttttcataa